The following are from one region of the Ochotona princeps isolate mOchPri1 chromosome 15, mOchPri1.hap1, whole genome shotgun sequence genome:
- the LOC131482040 gene encoding keratin, type II cytoskeletal 6A-like translates to MASKTTMRTQTTSTRRGFSSGSARVSRPSHSGFSSVSVSRSRASGGLGGACAGAGFGSRSLYGVGGSQRISVAGGRYGTGSSYSGRFGGGFGFGGASGSGFGFGSGVGGGFGLGGGFGASGPVCPPGGIQEVTVNQSLLTPLNLQIDPTIQRVRTEEREQIKTLNNKFASFIDKVRFLEQQNKVLDTKWTLLQEQGTKTVRQSLEPLFEQYINNLRRQLDSILGERGRLDSELRSMQDLVEDFKNKYEDEINKRTAAENEFVTLKKDVDAAYMNKVELQAKVDGLTDEINFLRAFYDAELSQMQTQISDTSVVLSMDNNRHLDLDSIIAEVRAQYEDIAQRSRAEAEAWYQTKYEELQVTAGRHGDDLRNTKQEIAEINRMIQRLRSEIDHVKKQCANLQAAIADAEQRGELALKDARSKLEGLEDALQKAKQDMARLLKEYQELMNVKLALDVEIATYRKLLEGEECRLSGEGVGQVNISVVQSTMSSGYGSGSGSGYGSGSGLALGGGSSYSYSSGHDLGGGFSSGSTRGLGGGLSSAGGSTSSVKYTTTTSSRRSYRQ, encoded by the exons ATGGCCAGCAAAACCACCATGAGGACCCAGACCACCAGCACCCGCCGAGGCTTCAGCTCCGGTTCAGCCAGAGTCTCCAGGCCCAGCCACTCTGGCTTCAGCAGCGTCTCCGTGTCCCGCTCCAGGGCCAGTGGAGGGCTCGGGGGAGCTTGCGCAGGAGCTGGCTTTGGCAGCCGCAGCCTCTATGGCGTGGGGGGCTCCCAGAGGATCTCCGTGGCAGGTGGCCGCTATGGCACCGGCAGCAGCTACTCAGGCCGATTTGGAGGTGGCTTTGGCTTCGGAGGGGCCTCTGGCAGTGGATTTGGTTTCGGCAGTGGCGTCGGAGGTGGCTTTGGACTCGGTGGTGGCTTTGGGGCCTCAGGCCCTGTGTGTCCCCCTGGAGGCATCCAAGAGGTCACCGTCAACCAGAGTCTGCTGACACCCCTCAACCTGCAAATCGACCCCACCATCCAGCGTGTGAGGACAGAGGAGCGCGAGCAGATCAAGACCCTCAACAACAAGTTCGCCTCCTTCATCGACAAG gtgcGCTTCCTGGAACAACAGAACAAGGTCCTGGACACCAAGTGGACGCTGCTGCAGGAGCAGGGCACCAAGACCGTGAGACAGAGCCTGGAGCCCCTGTTTGAGCAGTACATCAACAACCTGCGCAGGCAGCTGGACAGCATCCTGGGCGAGAGAGGCCGCCTGGACTCAGAGCTCAGGAGCATGCAGGACCTGGTGGAGGACTTCAAGAACAA ATATGAAGATGAGATCAACAAGCGCACAGCAGCCGAGAATGAGTTTGTGACTCTCAAGAAG GATGTGGACGCTGCCTACATGAACAAGGTGGAGCTGCAGGCCAAGGTGGACGGGCTCACCGACGAGATCAACTTCCTGAGAGCCTTCTATGATGCG GAGCTGTCCCAGATGCAGACCCAAATTTCTGACACGTCCGTGGTGCTGTCCATGGACAACAACCGGCACCTGGACCTGGACAGCATCATCGCCGAGGTCCGTGCCCAGTACGAGGACATCGCCCAGAGGAGCCGTGCCGAGGCTGAGGCCTGGTACCAGACCAAG TACGAGGAGCTGCAGGTCACAGCTGGCAGACACGGGGACGACCTGCGCAACACCAAGCAGGAGATTGCTGAGATCAACCGCATGATCCAGAGGCTGAGGTCTGAGATCGACCACGTCAAGAAGCAG TGCGCCAACCTGCAGGCCGCCATCGCCGACGCCGAGCAGCGGGGCGAGCTGGCCCTCAAGGATGCCAGGAGCAAGCTGGAAGGGCTGGAGGACGCCCTGCAGAAGGCCAAGCAGGACATGGCACGCCTGCTCAAGGAGTACCAGGAGCTCATGAATGTCAAGCTGGCCCTGGATGTGGAGATCGCCACCTACAGGAAGCTGCTGGAGGGCGAGGAGTGCAG GCTGAGTGGTGAAGGCGTTGGACAAGTCAACATCT CCGTGGTGCAGTCCACCATGTCCAGCGGCtacggcagtggcagtggcagtggctatGGCAGCGGCAGTGGCTTGGCACTAGGAGGCGGCAGCAGCTACTCCTACAGCAGTGGCCATGACCTAGGAGGAGGCTTCAGCTCTGGCAGTACCCGTGGTCTTGGAGGTGGCCTCAGCTCTGCTGGGGGCAGCACTTCCTCTGTCAAgtacaccaccaccacctccagcaGGAGGAGCTACAGGCAATGA